From one Melospiza melodia melodia isolate bMelMel2 chromosome 6, bMelMel2.pri, whole genome shotgun sequence genomic stretch:
- the PTPRCAP gene encoding protein tyrosine phosphatase receptor type C-associated protein, which produces MDHSPPLPPFLGLGVAPGIKDYPLHAPILVGGEGVQGSAPPARHIRCTGQEVGGGSPISERARGIGTRSGCTPLMAAPRWHPLLLLPLLALLAAPVAAGDPAVARNDRTVAALLGLLLCLALGLALAWHHLCRLSAGRYHPRPLGRRALQLLRGRWHRLRSPGDPAVTCGDSHGEVAVRDEDEELMPWSLERRPQQQEEEDEQEEDEQEEEDEKEEDEDEAEAAPEGGESPLSEGQTAGGSAEALLSDLHAFSGTAAWGDARPHVTAL; this is translated from the exons ATGGACCATTCTCCACCCCTGCCCCCGTTCCTCGGGCTGGGGGTTGCTCCTGGGATCAAAGATTACCCCCTGCACGCCCCAATCCTTGT agggggtGAGGGGGTGCAGGGCTCGGCCCCCCCCGCTCGGCACATCCGCTGCACGGGGCAGGAAGTTGGGGGGGGCTCCCCCATCTCGGAGCGCGCCCGTGGCATCGGGACCCGCTCTGGCTGCACCCCGCTGATG GCCGCCCCGCGATGgcacccgctgctgctgctgccgctgctggcactgctggcggcgCCGGTGGCGGCCGGGGACCCCGCGGTGGCCCGCAACGACCGGACGGTGGCcgcgctgctggggctgctgctgtgcctggcgCTGGGGCTGGCGCTGGCCTGGCACCACCTGTGCCGCCTCTCGGCCGGCCGCTACCACCCCCGGCCCCTGGGCCGCCGGGCGCTGCAGCTGCTGCGGGGACGGTGGCACCGGCTGCGCTCGCCGGGGGACCCCGCCGTGACCTGCGGGGACAGCCACGGCGAGGTGGCCGTGCGGGACGAGGATGAGGAGCTGATGCCATGGAGCCTGGAGCGGCGGccgcagcagcaggaggaggaggatgagcaggaggaggatgagcaggaggaggaggatgagaaggaggaggatgaggatgaggctgAAGCAGCGCCGGAGGGCGGGGAGAGCCCCCTGAGTGAGGGGCAGACGGCGGGGGGCAGCGCCGAGGCCCTGCTCAGTGACCTGCACGCCTTCTCGGGGACAGCGGCATGGGGGGACGCGCGGCCACACGTCACCGCCTTGTGA
- the CORO1B gene encoding coronin-1B codes for MSFRKVVRQSKFRHVFGQPVKTDQCYDDIRVSRVTWDSTFCAVNPSFVAIIVEASGGGAFLVLPLHKTGRIDKSYPTVCGHTGPVLDIDWCPHNDHVIASGSEDCTVMVWQIPENGLSQPLTEPVVVLEGHSKRVGIVTWHPTARNVLLSAGCDNVVLIWNVGTAEELYRLDGLHPDLIYSVSWSRDGSRFCTACKDKSVRVIDPRRGTVVAEKERAHEGARPMRAIFLADGKIFTTGFSRMSERQLALWDTENLEEPMGLQELDSSNGALLPFYDPDTSVVYVCGKGDSSIRYFEITEEPPYIHFLNTFTSKEPQRGMGWMPKRGLDVSKCEIARFYKLHERKCEPIIMTVPRKSDLFQDDLYPDTAGPEAAMEAEEWVAGRTAGPVLVSLRQAYVPSKQRDLKVNRRTLLHDSRATTAGATTGATTPPATPPAAPASARFSAPPVLGSGSATGGRLDEVLQEVAALRALVAEQGQRISRLEEQLSRLENGHV; via the exons ATGTCCTTCCGGAAGGTGGTGCGGCAGAGCAAATTCCGGCACGTGTTCGGGCAGCCGGTGAAGACGGACCAGTGCTATGATGACATCCGCGTGTCCCGCGTCACCTGGGACAGCACCTTCTGCGCCGTCAACCCCTCCTTCGTCGCCATCATCGTGGAGGCCAGCGGCGGCGGCGCCTTCCTCGTCCTCCCCCTGCACAAG ACCGGACGCATTGACAAGTCGTACCCCACGGTGTGCGGCCACACGGGCCCCGTCCTCGACATCGACTGGTGTCCCCACAACGACCACGTCATCGCCAGCGGCTCCGAGGACTGCACCGTCATG gtGTGGCAGATCCCCGAGAACGGGCTGAGCCAGCCGCTGACGGAGCCGGTGGTGGTGCTGGAGGGCCACTCGAAGCGCGTTGGCATCGTCACCTGGCACCCCACGGCCCGCAACGTCCTGCTCAGCGCGG GCTGTGACAACGTGGTGCTGATCTGGAACGTGGGCACGGCCGAGGAGCTGTACCGGCTGGACGGGCTGCACCCCGACCTCATCTACAGCGTCAGCTGGAGCCGCGATGGCTCCCGCTTCTGCACCGCCTGCAAGGACAAGAGCGTCCGTGTCATCGACCCCCGCCGCGGCACCGTGGTGGCC GAGAAGGAGCGGGCACACGAGGGGGCCCGTCCCATGCGCGCCATCTTCCTGGCCGACGGCAAGATCTTCACCACCGGCTTCAGCCGCATGAGTGAGCGGCAGCTGGCGCTCTGGGACACG gagAACCTGGAGGAGCccatggggctgcaggagctggactccagcaacggggctctgctgcccttctacGACCCCGACACCAGCGTGGTGTACGTCTGCGGCAAG GGGGACTCGAGCATCCGCTACTTTGAGATCACGGAGGAGCCGCCCTACATCCACTTCCTCAACACCTTCACCAGCAAGGAGCCCCAGCGCGGAATGGGCTGGATGCCCAAGCGCGGGCTGGACGTCAGCAAGTGTGAGATCGCCAG GTTCTACAAGCTGCACGAGCGCAAGTGTGAGCCCATCATCATGACCGTGCCAAGGAAG TCGGACCTGTTCCAGGACGACTTGTACCCGGACACGGCGGGCCCCGAGGCGGCCATGGAGGCGGAGGAGTGGGTGGCAGGGCGCACGGCGGGGCCCGTGCTGGTGTCCCTGCGCCAGGCCTACGTCCCCAGCAAGCAGCGGGACCTCAAGGTGAACCGGCGGACGCTGCTCCACGACAGCCGCGCCACCACCGCCGGGGCCACCACCGGGGCCACCACGCCACCTGCCACGCCCCCCGCGGCCCCCGCGTCCGCCCGCTTCAGTGCCCCGCCGGTGCTGGGCTCCGGCAGCGCCACG GGAGGTCGCCTGGACGAGGTGCTGCAGGAGGTGGCGGCGCTGCGGGCGCTGGTGGCGGAGCAGGGCCAGCGCATCTCCCGCCTGGAGGAGCAGCTCAGCCGCCTGGAGAACGGCCACGTGTAG